CTGTCTGGGCAGTTTGAGTTGCGCTTCTCCGGCCGGAGAAGCACATTTATACTAACACCGTCTGTCATCTCGACGACCGAAGGGAGGAGAGACCTTTTCAAAACTTATCTGCATTGCAGATAACTTTACAAAAGATGCATTCAAATAAAAACGTCCCGAAACGGGACAGAAATAAGTTGACACCCGGAAAAATCTGCGATTTAGGGTTTGAGAAGGTCCCTCCTCCCGTTGGTCGTCGGGATGACCTGTTATGTCAATAATAACGTGCTTCTCCGACCGGAGAAGCGCATTTATACTAACACCGTCTGTCATCTCGACGACCGAAGGGAGGCCCTTAGGCCCCATTAAGGGGAGAGACCTTTTCAAAAGTTATCTGCATTGCAGATAACTTTACAAAAGGCGTATTCAAAATCACGCGCTATAATAACGTCCCGAAACGGGACCAACCCTGAAGGGGTGGTATTCTTATAGGCCAAGCGGCCATCCCCAAATTTTCCACAAAGTAGCGCGTCGTTGCGCGCAACCAGAAATAGAAAATTGGGGGGCGGCTGTTTGGGCTACAAATCGAAGATGCCTTCGGTACATTGGACACCTCCGGCGTCCCTGCCTGGGCAGAAGGAAGTTGACGTGCAGGAAAAATCTGCGACTTAGGGTTTGAGAAGGTCCCTCACTGCGTTCGGGATGACTGCTTGGGCAGTTTGAGTTGCGCTTCTCCGGCTGGAGAAGCGAAGTTTCTTTTAACGCGGTGCGTCATCTCGACGACCAAAGGGAGGAGAGACCTTTTCAAAACCTATCTGCTTTGCAGATAACTTTGCAAAAGGTGCATAGAAATAAAAACGTCCCGAAACGGGACCAACCCCGAATAGAGTGACAGTATTATAGCTAAATCGGCCACCCCCAAGTTTTCACAATGTAGCGCGTCGTTGCGCGCAACTAGGAATAAAAAATTGTGGGGCCTCAGTAATGGGACTAAGTTTTTCAGGCGCCAGGATTTTTCCCGCCATAATACGGAGGAAACATTTCTCCAAAGTATGAACAGTTATTGGGCATATCTTAATTCTTTTGATACCTTAGGGTTACGAAGGCAAATGGTCAGACAAGGTTTTTAAACTAAAACTTGATACAATGACACTACTCACCAATACCTACACCATTCATCAGGAAAAGCTCGTAAACGGGGTTTCCTTTAATATGGTTTTTGTGGAAGGCGATAAGTTTATTATGGGAGATGATGAGGGGGACTACGGAAGTATTTGGGAACCTAAACCCGCGCATGAAGTAGAGTTGGGAAGTTTTTATATCGGGCAATATCCCGTCACGCAGGTTTTGTGGGAATCTGTGATGGGAGATAATCCTTCTTATTTTAAAGGCTATGATCGCCCTGTGGAAAGGGTACACTGGTATGATAGTGTAGAGTTTTGCAACCGACTGAGTGAGAGGTGTGGTTTGGAACCTGTTTATCAGATTGATAAAACGGTAAAAGATCCCAATAATCAAAGTAGTTTGGGTGATCTCAAATGGCTGGTCATCCGAAAAACAGGTGCCAATGGATACCGCCTTCCGACAGAGGCAGAGTGGGAGTATGCCGCACGTGGATGTATATACCGGTCTGAGAATGAATATGCAGGTAGTGCCAGGCTTGAAAATGTTGGCTGGTTTCGCGAAAACAGTCATGGCGAAACCCAGCCGGTGGGTTTGCTTACCCCCAACGAACTGGGACTTTACGATATGAGTGGCAATGTTTGGGAGTGGTGTGAAGATTGGTTTGATGAAAACTATTACCGGGAATGTTATCAGACAGCTGTGGTAAGCAATCCAAAAGGCCCGGAAAAAGGCCGTTACCGTGTGCTCCGCGGGGGTAGCTGGGACGGCGGCGAGTCCGTCTGCCGCGTTGCCTTTCGCCTCAACGGCCTCCCGGACGACCGCTACAGCTTTTTTGGCTTTCGCCTCTCCAGGACGGGTTTGTAGGGAGGGTTTTACCTTTTGGGCTTTTTTACCTTTCCCGAAGGGATCTTTGACTTACCTTTTGCAAGGGCCGCATTCAAAATCACACCCTATCCAAAACGTCCCGGAAGGGGACCAACCCTGAAGGGTCCGAAGGACTCCTTTCGGAGGTGATATTATTATAGGCCAAGCCGGCCACCCCCAATTTTTCACAGTGTAGCGCGTCGTTGCGCGCAACCAGAAATAGAAAATTGGGGGGCGACTGTTTGGGCTACAAATCGAAGATGCCTTCGGTACATTGGACACCTCCGGCGTCCCTGCCTGGGCAGAAATAAGTTGACGCCCGGAAAAATCTGCGATTTGAGGTTTGAGAAGGTCCCTTTCGGGGGAGAGACCTTTTCAAAACTTATCTGCATTGCAGATTGCTTTTCAAAAATAGCATTTTGGGAAACGGGAAGGCCATTTGTTGACTCAATAAAATTTTTTGTATTTTTCGTTATCCGAAAATCCAGTATAAATTTACCAAAAGCACATCATGGCTGACCGCAAGCTGAAATGGGACCAACCATCCGCAGAAAACGCCTATCCTTTGCGCACCAATCACCTCCTGGCGATTGGGATAAATGCCTACGAACATGTAGGGCATTTGGGAAACTGTGTGATGGATACGCAGGCGCTGGTCAACGTGCTGACAGAAAAATATCAGTTTGAACCCGCGCAGGTAACTACGCTGTACGACTACGAAGCAACCCGGGTGGCGATCCTGGATACGCTCGACAGGTTGTCCCGTCAGCTTTCGGCCAACGACAATCTGCTGATCTACTTCGCCGGGCATGGATACTACGGCGAGCACGTCAAAAAAGGATACCTTGTCCCGGTTGACGGCAAAATCGAAAGCATATCTTCTCTGATCTACAATTCCCAGATTCGCGATTATATCCAGGGTATTCCTGTACATCATCTGTTTCTGATTGTGGATAGCTGTTTTTCCGGAGAACTTATCCTCCGAAAAGCGGAAACAGCGGAAGAAAAAGGCGGGGAAATCTACGCCCAAAGGGTAGATGCCTTCCCGTCGCGTTGGGGCCTGGCAGCCGGGAGGATCGAAGTGGTGTCCG
The DNA window shown above is from Bacteroidia bacterium and carries:
- a CDS encoding formylglycine-generating enzyme family protein, whose translation is MTLLTNTYTIHQEKLVNGVSFNMVFVEGDKFIMGDDEGDYGSIWEPKPAHEVELGSFYIGQYPVTQVLWESVMGDNPSYFKGYDRPVERVHWYDSVEFCNRLSERCGLEPVYQIDKTVKDPNNQSSLGDLKWLVIRKTGANGYRLPTEAEWEYAARGCIYRSENEYAGSARLENVGWFRENSHGETQPVGLLTPNELGLYDMSGNVWEWCEDWFDENYYRECYQTAVVSNPKGPEKGRYRVLRGGSWDGGESVCRVAFRLNGLPDDRYSFFGFRLSRTGL